The following proteins are co-located in the Vigna angularis cultivar LongXiaoDou No.4 chromosome 2, ASM1680809v1, whole genome shotgun sequence genome:
- the LOC108328277 gene encoding probable F-box protein At2g36090 produces the protein MACTDNTTAAIHREGGATTISAVHPDIIQTHILTRLDGPALASIATTCSQLHALSEHEQLWESICHATWPSTSTPRVRHIISTFPGASRSFFSDSFPSFAAVDTYRHANIERTPELVTAVDLFHGRRPVLSRVVETETESGWFRCSPFRVDVLDPKEAVATAMEYPRSEEACERLREELRLSWIVVDPEGKRAVNVSSGRAVSVERHWLSGEVRVRFATVVGGGERGSASEAVLCSVTVTCGSEMQVREACVQMEDMDGTILNGRDSLGILQRALEGKRGTFFVAGEKDRFLEFMNRKSERKERKMRDERRLDMACVALAFLSFAAISTLFFFRI, from the coding sequence ATGGCTTGCACCGATAACACAACCGCCGCCATCCACCGAGAAGGTGGTGCCACCACCATCTCCGCCGTGCATCCCGACATAATTCAAACCCACATCCTCACGCGCCTCGACGGACCTGCGCTGGCTTCAATTGCCACCACGTGCTCCCAACTCCACGCCCTCTCGGAACACGAGCAGCTCTGGGAGAGCATCTGCCATGCCACATGGCCGTCAACCAGCACGCCACGCGTGCGCCACATAATCTCAACGTTCCCAGGCGCCTCTCGTTCTTTTTTCTCCGACTCCTTCCCTTCGTTTGCTGCTGTGGACACTTATCGCCACGCGAACATCGAGCGTACGCCGGAGCTTGTCACGGCTGTGGACCTGTTCCACGGGCGGAGGCCGGTGCTTTCGCGGGTGGTGGAGACGGAGACGGAGTCAGGGTGGTTCCGGTGCTCGCCGTTTAGAGTTGACGTGCTGGATCCGAAGGAGGCGGTGGCGACGGCGATGGAGTATCCGCGAAGCGAGGAAGCGTGCGAGAGGCTCCGGGAGGAGTTGAGGCTGAGCTGGATAGTGGTGGATCCCGAGGGGAAGCGCGCGGTGAACGTGTCGAGCGGTAGGGCGGTGTCCGTGGAGCGGCACTGGCTGAGTGGGGAGGTGCGTGTGCGGTTCGCGACGGTGGTGGGCGGCGGGGAGAGGGGTTCGGCATCGGAGGCTGTGCTGTGCAGCGTGACAGTGACTTGTGGGAGTGAGATGCAGGTGAGGGAAGCGTGTGTGCAGATGGAGGACATGGATGGAACGATTCTGAATGGGAGGGATAGTTTGGGGATTTTGCAAAGGGCTTTGGAGGGTAAAAGGGGAACATTTTTTGTGGCCGGAGAAAAGGATAGATTCTTGGAATTCATGAATCGAAAGAGtgaaagaaaggaaaggaaaatgaGAGACGAAAGAAGGCTGGACATGGCCTGCGTGGCTCTCGCGTTTTTGTCCTTTGCGGCTATTTCCACACTCTTTTTCTTCCGAATATAA